A window of uncultured Litoreibacter sp. contains these coding sequences:
- a CDS encoding FkbM family methyltransferase, whose amino-acid sequence MKRRIKTFGKLVYLALTGGASRTRFPIHGVTVDIPADVDTRIRFFIARNRYENTEAALIRQHVVSGETVIELGGALGVISKVIRDQIGPEGTHVVVEPNPAIFDICTKNAGSGERTHMRRAAIGYGVDEVVLQQDASLLDNRVVEGAAAGANSFSVPTTSLKELHQLVGGRFTLICDIEGMEGDLVAQDAETFAHCDKIIMEVHPQFLEQRGTSLETMIGQLEAMGFKQVSLEKWALYMTR is encoded by the coding sequence CGGGGCCTCCCGCACGCGATTCCCCATTCACGGCGTGACGGTGGACATTCCTGCGGATGTGGACACACGCATCCGGTTTTTCATCGCCCGCAACCGGTACGAAAACACCGAGGCCGCCTTGATCCGCCAACATGTCGTCTCCGGCGAAACGGTGATTGAACTTGGCGGCGCGCTGGGCGTGATTTCCAAGGTGATCCGCGACCAGATTGGGCCGGAAGGGACCCATGTTGTGGTCGAACCCAACCCGGCCATCTTTGACATTTGCACCAAAAATGCCGGCAGCGGGGAACGCACCCATATGCGCCGCGCCGCGATTGGCTATGGCGTGGATGAGGTGGTATTGCAGCAGGATGCCTCCTTGCTGGACAACCGCGTGGTGGAGGGTGCCGCCGCCGGTGCGAACAGCTTTTCGGTGCCGACCACGTCGCTAAAAGAGCTGCATCAGCTGGTCGGTGGCCGCTTCACCCTGATCTGCGACATCGAGGGCATGGAGGGCGACCTGGTGGCCCAAGACGCCGAGACTTTCGCCCATTGCGACAAGATCATCATGGAGGTCCACCCGCAGTTCCTGGAACAGCGCGGCACCTCGCTGGAGACGATGATCGGGCAGCTTGAAGCCATGGGGTTCAAACAGGTCAGCCTTGAGAAATGGGCGCTCTACATGACGCGCTAG
- a CDS encoding GFA family protein — translation MTERSIATCHCGAVKISFEMEGGLDGLRRCDCSICRRKYPAAVSGRRDDVVIEQGAENLSTYQFGTMTAKHHFCKTCGIHVYHNRRSNPLEIGVNVACVEGLPPRIAGDARWVDGVVHPNDA, via the coding sequence TTGCCACCTGCCATTGCGGTGCGGTGAAGATCTCCTTCGAGATGGAGGGCGGATTAGACGGCCTGCGCCGCTGCGATTGCTCTATCTGCCGCCGCAAATACCCCGCAGCCGTGTCGGGGCGCAGAGATGATGTGGTGATCGAGCAGGGGGCGGAGAACCTGTCCACCTACCAATTCGGCACGATGACCGCGAAGCATCATTTCTGCAAAACCTGTGGCATCCATGTCTATCACAACCGGCGGTCCAACCCGTTGGAAATAGGGGTCAATGTTGCCTGTGTGGAGGGCCTGCCGCCACGCATTGCGGGGGATGCCAGATGGGTCGACGGGGTGGTGCACCCCAACGACGCCTAG